A single Nocardioides bizhenqiangii DNA region contains:
- the nrdR gene encoding transcriptional regulator NrdR has protein sequence MHCPYCKHVDTKVLDSRVSDDGCSIRRRRMCQDCEKRFTTVELMQLTVLKRSGATEPFNREKAVAGVRKACNGRPVTEDELARLGQEVEDQLRLAGSPEIAAHEVGLAILAPLRRLDEVAYLRFASVYRGFESADDFEAEIALLRMERADAVVVQETPAPAPSG, from the coding sequence ATGCACTGCCCGTACTGCAAGCACGTCGACACCAAGGTCCTCGACTCCCGGGTGTCCGACGACGGCTGCTCGATCCGGCGCCGCCGGATGTGCCAGGACTGCGAGAAGCGGTTCACCACCGTCGAGCTGATGCAGCTCACGGTGCTCAAGCGCTCCGGCGCCACCGAGCCGTTCAACCGGGAGAAGGCAGTCGCCGGCGTCCGGAAGGCGTGCAACGGCCGGCCGGTCACCGAGGACGAGCTCGCCCGCCTCGGTCAGGAGGTCGAGGACCAGCTGCGGCTCGCCGGGAGCCCCGAGATCGCCGCCCACGAGGTGGGCCTGGCGATCCTGGCCCCGCTCCGCAGGCTCGACGAGGTCGCCTACCTGCGCTTCGCGAGCGTCTACCGCGGCTTCGAGTCCGCCGACGATTTCGAGGCAGAAATCGCCCTGTTGCGGATGGAGCGAGCCGACGCGGTTGTTGTACAGGAGACACCCGCACCAGCCCCCTCGGGCTGA
- a CDS encoding vitamin B12-dependent ribonucleotide reductase: MTETASSAATGTTGARKGLTINRVFSSEGVHPYDEIKWERRDVVQTNWKTGETVFEQRGVEFPDFWSVNASTIVTTKYFRGAVGTPERETGLKQLVDRVVKTYTKAGVEHGYFATPADAETFEHELTWLLVHQYFSFNSPVWFNVGTQSPQQVSACFILSVDDSMDSILNWYKEEGFIFKGGSGAGLNLSRIRSSKELLSSGGTASGPVSFMRGADASAGTIKSGGATRRAAKMVVLDVDHPDIEEFVETKWREEDKIRALRDAGFDMDLGGKDITSVQYQNANNSVRVTDEFMRAVEDGSEFGLRGRKTGEVIESVDARTLFRKISEAAWACADPGLQYDDTINDWHTNPETGRITASNPCSEYMSLDNSSCNLASLNLLKFLKDDDTFDAPLFAKAVELIITAMDISICFADFPTEAIGDTTRDYRQLGIGYANLGALLMAMGLGYDSDGGRAMAATITSLMTGTSYRRSAELADIVGPYAGYARNAEAHNRVMRKHQAANDEVRTFHIADADVHKLATEEWARVVELGKVNGFRNAQASVLAPTGTIGFMMDCDTTGIEPDFSLVKFKKLVGGGSMQIVNQTIPRALKKMGYDEEKIEAIVAYIAEHGHVVDAPGLKTEHYEVFDTAMGERSLKPMGHVKMMAACQPFLSGAISKTVNLPESATVEEIEDIYLQSWKLGLKATAIYRDNCKVGQPLSDGGGKAKKDAADALDAAAAVVEKVIEKVVYAPTRKRLPKSRQSRTTSFTVGGAEGYMISGAHDDGQLGEVFLKLGKQGSTLAGVMDAFSIAVSVGLQYGVPLETYVSKFTNLRFEPAGLTDDPDVRMSQSIMDYIFRRLALDYLSFDARSALGIYSAEERQRHLETGSYEPVEETGSASELIEDPAPSAGRVAPSASEARIETPEVEEAEIVIADKAPGVPQARTSAELLEQITGHAVDSPLCMTCGTKMRPAGSCYVCEGCGSTSGCS, encoded by the coding sequence ATGACCGAGACGGCCAGCTCAGCAGCGACAGGTACGACGGGCGCCCGCAAGGGCCTCACCATCAACCGCGTCTTCAGCAGCGAGGGCGTGCACCCCTACGACGAGATCAAGTGGGAGCGGCGCGACGTCGTACAGACCAACTGGAAGACCGGTGAGACGGTCTTCGAGCAGCGCGGCGTGGAGTTCCCGGACTTCTGGTCGGTCAACGCGAGCACCATCGTCACGACGAAGTACTTCCGTGGCGCCGTCGGCACCCCCGAGCGCGAGACCGGCCTCAAGCAGCTGGTCGACCGGGTCGTGAAGACCTACACCAAGGCCGGCGTCGAGCACGGCTACTTCGCGACCCCGGCCGACGCGGAGACCTTTGAGCACGAGCTCACCTGGCTGCTCGTGCACCAGTACTTCTCCTTCAACTCCCCGGTCTGGTTCAACGTCGGCACCCAGTCGCCACAGCAGGTGTCCGCCTGCTTCATCCTCTCCGTCGACGACTCGATGGACTCGATCCTGAACTGGTACAAGGAAGAGGGCTTCATCTTCAAGGGCGGCTCCGGTGCCGGCCTCAACCTCTCCCGGATCCGGTCGTCCAAGGAGCTGCTGAGCAGCGGCGGCACGGCGTCCGGCCCGGTGTCCTTCATGCGCGGTGCCGACGCGTCCGCGGGCACCATCAAGTCCGGCGGCGCCACCCGTCGCGCGGCGAAGATGGTCGTGCTCGACGTCGACCACCCCGACATCGAGGAGTTCGTCGAGACCAAGTGGCGCGAGGAGGACAAGATCCGCGCCCTGCGCGACGCCGGCTTCGACATGGACCTGGGCGGCAAGGACATCACGTCCGTGCAGTACCAGAACGCCAACAACTCGGTCCGGGTCACCGACGAGTTCATGCGCGCGGTCGAGGACGGCAGCGAGTTCGGGCTGCGCGGACGCAAGACCGGCGAGGTCATCGAGTCCGTCGACGCCCGCACGCTGTTCCGCAAGATCAGCGAGGCCGCGTGGGCCTGCGCCGACCCGGGCCTGCAGTACGACGACACGATCAACGACTGGCACACCAACCCGGAGACCGGTCGGATCACCGCGTCCAACCCGTGCTCGGAGTACATGAGCCTCGACAACTCGTCGTGCAACCTGGCGTCGCTCAACCTGCTGAAGTTCCTCAAGGACGACGACACCTTCGACGCCCCGCTGTTCGCGAAGGCCGTCGAGCTGATCATCACCGCGATGGACATCTCGATCTGCTTCGCCGACTTCCCGACCGAGGCGATCGGCGACACGACGCGTGACTACCGCCAGCTCGGCATCGGGTACGCCAACCTCGGCGCACTGCTGATGGCGATGGGCCTGGGCTACGACTCCGACGGCGGTCGGGCGATGGCGGCCACCATCACGAGCCTGATGACCGGCACGTCGTACCGCCGCTCGGCGGAGCTCGCCGACATCGTCGGCCCGTACGCCGGCTACGCCCGCAACGCCGAGGCGCACAACCGGGTGATGCGCAAGCACCAGGCGGCCAACGACGAGGTGCGCACGTTCCACATCGCCGACGCCGACGTGCACAAGCTGGCGACGGAGGAGTGGGCGCGGGTCGTCGAGCTCGGCAAGGTCAACGGCTTCCGCAACGCGCAGGCTTCGGTGCTCGCGCCGACCGGCACCATCGGCTTCATGATGGACTGCGACACGACCGGCATCGAGCCGGACTTCTCGCTGGTCAAGTTCAAGAAGCTGGTCGGCGGCGGCTCGATGCAGATCGTCAACCAGACGATCCCGCGGGCGCTGAAGAAGATGGGCTACGACGAGGAGAAGATCGAGGCGATCGTCGCCTACATCGCCGAGCACGGGCACGTGGTCGACGCGCCTGGTCTGAAGACCGAGCACTACGAGGTGTTCGACACCGCGATGGGTGAGCGGTCCCTCAAGCCGATGGGCCACGTGAAGATGATGGCGGCCTGCCAGCCGTTCCTGTCCGGTGCGATCTCGAAGACGGTCAATCTGCCGGAGTCGGCGACGGTCGAGGAGATCGAGGACATCTACCTCCAGTCGTGGAAGCTTGGCCTCAAGGCCACCGCGATCTACCGCGACAACTGCAAGGTCGGCCAGCCGCTGTCCGACGGTGGCGGCAAGGCCAAGAAGGACGCCGCCGACGCTCTCGACGCCGCAGCCGCGGTCGTGGAGAAGGTCATCGAGAAGGTCGTCTACGCCCCGACCCGCAAGCGGCTGCCGAAGTCGCGCCAGTCGCGGACGACGTCGTTCACCGTGGGCGGCGCCGAGGGCTACATGATCTCCGGCGCCCACGACGACGGCCAGCTCGGCGAGGTCTTCCTCAAGCTCGGCAAGCAGGGCTCGACCCTGGCCGGCGTGATGGACGCCTTCTCGATCGCGGTCAGCGTCGGCCTCCAGTACGGCGTGCCCCTGGAGACCTACGTCTCGAAGTTCACCAACCTGCGCTTCGAGCCCGCCGGCCTCACCGACGACCCCGACGTGCGAATGAGCCAGTCGATCATGGACTACATCTTCCGCCGCCTGGCCCTCGACTACCTGTCCTTCGACGCCCGCTCCGCCCTCGGCATCTACTCCGCCGAGGAGCGCCAGCGCCACCTCGAGACGGGCAGCTACGAGCCCGTCGAGGAGACCGGCTCTGCGAGCGAGCTCATCGAGGACCCGGCACCCTCCGCTGGTCGAGTAGCGCCGAGCGCTAGCGAGGCGCGTATCGAGACCCCGGAAGTCGAAGAGGCCGAGATCGTCATCGCCGACAAGGCCCCCGGAGTCCCGCAGGCACGCACGTCAGCCGAGCTCCTCGAGCAGATCACCGGCCACGCCGTCGACAGCCCGCTCTGCATGACCTGCGGCACCAAGATGCGGCCGGCTGGTTCGTGCTACGTGTGCGAAGGCTGCGGCAGCACCAGCGGTTGCAGCTGA
- a CDS encoding AAA family ATPase: protein MPDHRSVTLPVPTRMTLRNFSLYSRARTIEVAFEKSVFCLAGANGLGKSTFLSALNFAVTGTVAKPGTNFLGASKFYEDISGYSTKYFDGRISPNDHEIAEVEIELAVGTQRFHLTRGMFSPTGLRAFSITRENGETIDFSGAEVTDAERHGRYVNEIIEATGLNSFAQLVFLQWFVLTFDEQRHLLFWSDRISEQALFLAFGYSAESAERAEALQRAYDSSESKVRNLQWQATGVRKRLDALEAALGGESQSEDGDLEAEHQRMLTELDAAGAEHGELVASVQDAQARLDEAGIGEAAARQAYEEAFRERVALASAARLHPLVIAALEEQTCGICGTADVAVRDAVNDLLQSSRCPLCTSALSAETAEGAAALATRLTELGQRLVDAGEDVRSLREHVSRKVRALDEADARIRSARTTLETFRAANTRALLRGSGDAGVVDDARAGLRREIADLLQQKEQALQRRDQAIASLDVLRQDLGRRFAEMENEFVPLLQELAFEFLGVPLQVDLERRGHHLGLSLTLQGTQRPAADTLSESQRFFVDIALRMALARKLSSLEAPATLYIDTPEGSLDIAYEGRAGRMFGLFAGAEDHVIMTANINTSKLLLELATICRNEKMELVRMTEWSDLTSVQQDAQADFEAAYGDIEARLNGASN from the coding sequence ATGCCAGACCACCGATCGGTCACATTGCCGGTGCCGACCCGAATGACGTTGCGGAACTTCTCGCTTTACAGCCGAGCCCGAACGATAGAGGTCGCTTTTGAGAAGTCGGTCTTCTGCTTGGCAGGCGCGAACGGCCTGGGAAAATCGACCTTTCTGTCCGCGCTCAATTTTGCCGTCACCGGCACGGTGGCCAAGCCGGGGACAAATTTCCTCGGAGCCTCAAAATTCTATGAAGATATTTCAGGTTACTCAACCAAATACTTCGACGGTCGAATCTCGCCAAATGATCACGAAATTGCGGAAGTAGAGATCGAACTGGCGGTCGGGACGCAACGGTTCCACCTCACCAGGGGCATGTTCTCGCCGACGGGTCTGCGAGCGTTTTCGATAACTCGCGAGAATGGAGAAACCATCGACTTCTCTGGAGCGGAAGTGACCGATGCCGAGCGCCACGGCAGGTATGTCAACGAGATCATCGAAGCTACCGGCCTCAACTCTTTCGCTCAACTGGTGTTCCTCCAATGGTTTGTTTTGACCTTCGATGAGCAACGTCATTTGCTCTTTTGGTCCGATCGGATCTCCGAGCAAGCACTCTTCCTCGCTTTCGGTTACTCGGCGGAATCAGCTGAGCGCGCCGAGGCTCTGCAACGCGCTTACGACTCGAGCGAGTCGAAGGTCCGAAATCTCCAGTGGCAGGCCACCGGAGTTCGCAAGCGCCTCGACGCCCTAGAGGCAGCTTTGGGAGGTGAATCTCAAAGTGAGGATGGGGACCTAGAAGCCGAGCATCAACGGATGCTGACCGAACTAGACGCTGCCGGCGCCGAACACGGCGAGCTCGTGGCATCTGTGCAAGATGCCCAAGCCCGACTGGACGAAGCTGGAATCGGTGAGGCTGCTGCCAGGCAGGCGTACGAAGAAGCCTTCCGCGAGCGAGTCGCCCTGGCGTCTGCCGCACGGCTGCATCCGCTCGTGATTGCGGCCCTCGAGGAGCAAACCTGTGGCATTTGCGGCACGGCTGACGTAGCCGTTCGCGACGCTGTGAATGACCTACTTCAGTCCTCGAGGTGCCCGTTATGCACATCCGCCCTGAGCGCGGAGACAGCTGAAGGTGCCGCGGCGCTCGCCACACGGCTGACCGAACTCGGTCAACGCCTGGTCGACGCGGGCGAAGATGTCCGATCCCTGCGGGAACATGTGTCTCGAAAGGTCCGCGCTCTGGACGAGGCGGACGCGCGCATCCGAAGTGCTCGGACGACACTCGAGACCTTCCGCGCGGCGAACACCCGCGCATTGCTGCGCGGGAGCGGCGATGCCGGCGTCGTCGACGACGCCCGTGCCGGACTTAGACGAGAAATCGCGGACCTCCTGCAACAGAAGGAGCAGGCACTTCAACGCCGCGATCAGGCTATCGCCTCTCTTGATGTCCTCCGCCAGGACCTCGGCAGGCGCTTTGCTGAGATGGAGAACGAGTTCGTTCCCCTGCTCCAAGAATTGGCGTTCGAGTTCCTGGGGGTGCCGTTGCAAGTCGACCTGGAGCGACGGGGCCACCACTTGGGCTTGTCCCTGACGCTGCAGGGAACCCAGCGGCCCGCGGCAGACACACTCTCCGAAAGCCAGCGATTCTTTGTCGACATTGCTCTCCGTATGGCACTCGCACGTAAGTTGTCGAGCCTGGAGGCGCCCGCCACGCTCTACATCGACACACCTGAGGGCTCACTCGACATTGCGTACGAGGGCCGCGCCGGACGGATGTTCGGCTTGTTCGCAGGAGCAGAGGATCACGTGATCATGACGGCGAACATCAACACGTCGAAATTGCTGCTAGAACTGGCAACGATCTGCAGGAACGAAAAGATGGAACTCGTTCGGATGACGGAGTGGTCAGATCTAACGTCGGTTCAACAAGACGCCCAGGCGGACTTTGAGGCAGCCTACGGTGACATCGAGGCACGATTGAACGGCGCATCCAATTGA
- a CDS encoding DUF3427 domain-containing protein, with protein sequence MTVDLSWDEPLARDVQFGYLAADITAPRHRHPRVVLNQSGASVLRTLREELARCDRFTFSVAFVSTRAIALLKQELVDFAGEGTIITSDYLAFNTPQAFAELHNLKHLGVDVRIHSSSAFHPKGYIFEHGDSVTAMVGSSNLTETALVRNHEWNLKVSAALGSDLADQITALVAREIEISVPLTQGWIDEYTTQYVAPPPRVVPTHAAGSTDPAVVEILPNRMQRDAIRALADVRAEGGKRAIVISATGTGKTMLSAFDVRACGPARMLFVVHREQILDRTIREYQRVLERPSSDFGKLTGAAKQGDRPFVFATSQTLSQPQVLAEFASDDFDYIIIDEAHRASATTYRRILEHFTPGFLLGMTATPERTDGLNVYELFDYNVPYEIRLNHALEEDMLSPFHYYGVAEVVYDDGTTITDDSDLAVLIAPDRIKHLIGALETYGQAGVPPRGLIFCSRKAEARALSDELNKRTLRGQTLRTVALTGDDSIPHREAEVARLENGELDYILTVDVFNEGVDIPSINQVVMLRQTQSAIVFVQQLGRGLRKAEAKEYLVVIDFIGNYANNFLIPIALFGDESLNKESLRKNLIAAEESGVLPGLSSVRFDKISQQRVLKAIAETTLDKMQRIKAAMLEMQDRVGGVPTLGDFFRFESVDPILLATKREHYPALVQAILKVESGLSPAETRALGLLSHEVLPAKRGHELVLLGTLLAGGRVEPSTIQARLNEAGLTHDDRVVASAIDTFTLERHAEADIKRYQDPIVTRRGDGSVSLSEAFIASYGGNDTFRAAVDDLRTTGAELVKARYHPTKVFTPGLQYSRKEVCRLLGWPRNWASTLYGYKTEVETGVCPVFVTLHKADDIAVSTAYGDRLVDRTTMLWYTRNRLTLKSREVVPIVNNAVAIHVFVKKDDAEGSGSYYLGQATSHDGEETTMPNADGHPLNVVRMMLRFNDPIDVALYDYFHPTVTENRGARTQ encoded by the coding sequence ATGACAGTTGACCTGTCTTGGGACGAGCCGCTGGCGCGCGACGTCCAGTTTGGCTACCTCGCTGCTGACATCACGGCCCCGCGGCATCGGCACCCTCGAGTTGTCCTCAACCAGAGCGGTGCCTCGGTCCTGCGGACCTTGCGCGAGGAGCTCGCGCGGTGCGATCGCTTCACCTTCTCAGTTGCCTTCGTCTCGACAAGAGCGATCGCGCTCCTCAAGCAAGAGCTCGTGGACTTCGCCGGCGAAGGCACGATCATCACCTCGGACTACTTGGCGTTTAACACACCGCAGGCATTCGCCGAGTTGCACAACCTCAAGCACCTCGGCGTCGATGTACGCATCCACTCCTCGAGCGCCTTCCATCCGAAGGGCTACATCTTCGAGCACGGCGACAGTGTTACGGCAATGGTTGGCAGCTCGAACCTCACTGAGACGGCGCTAGTCCGCAACCACGAATGGAATCTGAAGGTCAGCGCAGCGCTCGGAAGCGACCTCGCAGACCAGATCACGGCCTTGGTGGCGCGGGAGATTGAGATCTCCGTGCCACTGACCCAGGGATGGATCGACGAATACACAACTCAGTACGTTGCACCGCCGCCTCGAGTTGTGCCAACCCACGCCGCGGGCTCGACCGACCCGGCGGTGGTCGAGATTCTGCCGAACCGCATGCAGCGAGACGCGATCAGAGCGCTCGCGGACGTCAGGGCGGAGGGCGGAAAGCGGGCCATCGTCATCTCGGCAACTGGCACAGGCAAGACGATGCTGTCGGCCTTCGACGTGCGCGCGTGCGGTCCCGCTCGCATGCTGTTCGTCGTCCATCGCGAACAGATCCTGGACCGCACGATCCGCGAATACCAACGGGTGCTGGAACGACCGAGCTCCGACTTCGGCAAACTGACCGGCGCCGCCAAGCAGGGCGACCGTCCGTTCGTGTTCGCAACCAGTCAGACACTGTCGCAGCCTCAGGTTCTTGCTGAGTTCGCATCGGACGACTTCGACTACATCATCATCGATGAGGCGCATCGGGCGAGCGCGACAACGTATCGGCGAATCCTTGAGCACTTCACCCCCGGCTTCCTGTTAGGCATGACCGCAACACCCGAGCGCACCGACGGTCTCAACGTCTACGAACTATTCGACTACAACGTGCCGTACGAGATCCGCCTCAATCACGCGCTTGAGGAAGACATGTTGAGTCCGTTCCACTACTACGGCGTGGCGGAGGTGGTCTACGACGACGGGACGACGATCACTGACGACAGCGATCTCGCCGTCCTCATCGCTCCGGATCGCATCAAGCACCTCATCGGTGCCCTCGAGACCTACGGCCAGGCCGGGGTCCCGCCGCGAGGCCTGATCTTCTGTAGCAGGAAGGCCGAGGCGAGGGCACTCTCGGACGAGCTCAACAAGCGCACGCTGCGCGGACAGACCCTGCGCACGGTCGCGCTCACTGGCGACGACTCGATCCCACACCGAGAGGCCGAGGTTGCGCGGCTCGAGAACGGCGAGCTCGACTACATCCTGACCGTCGACGTTTTCAACGAAGGCGTCGATATCCCGTCGATCAATCAGGTCGTCATGCTTCGTCAGACGCAGTCCGCGATCGTCTTCGTGCAGCAGCTCGGCCGAGGACTCCGCAAGGCGGAGGCGAAGGAGTACCTAGTCGTCATCGACTTCATCGGCAACTACGCGAACAATTTCCTCATCCCGATCGCGCTCTTCGGAGACGAGTCGCTCAACAAGGAGTCGCTACGGAAGAATCTGATCGCTGCAGAAGAGTCGGGCGTCCTGCCCGGCCTATCGAGTGTCCGGTTCGACAAGATCTCTCAGCAGCGGGTCCTGAAGGCAATAGCCGAAACGACGCTAGACAAGATGCAGCGCATCAAGGCGGCCATGCTGGAGATGCAGGACAGAGTGGGCGGGGTACCGACCCTGGGTGACTTCTTCCGATTCGAATCTGTCGACCCGATCCTCTTGGCGACGAAGCGGGAGCACTACCCGGCATTGGTGCAGGCAATCCTGAAGGTCGAGTCGGGCCTCTCCCCCGCCGAAACGCGGGCGCTAGGCCTGCTCTCCCACGAGGTGTTGCCCGCGAAGCGCGGACACGAACTCGTTCTCCTCGGCACCCTGCTGGCAGGCGGACGGGTCGAGCCGTCCACCATCCAAGCTCGCCTCAACGAGGCTGGTCTCACTCACGACGACCGGGTCGTCGCCAGCGCGATCGACACGTTCACGCTTGAGCGTCACGCCGAAGCTGACATCAAGCGTTACCAGGATCCGATCGTCACACGACGCGGCGACGGCTCGGTATCCCTCTCGGAAGCATTCATCGCCTCGTACGGCGGCAATGACACCTTCCGTGCAGCTGTCGATGACCTCCGGACGACCGGTGCCGAGCTGGTCAAAGCTCGCTACCACCCAACCAAGGTCTTCACCCCCGGCCTCCAGTATTCGCGCAAGGAGGTGTGCCGTCTCCTCGGCTGGCCGCGTAACTGGGCTTCGACGCTCTATGGCTACAAGACCGAGGTCGAGACCGGGGTGTGCCCTGTCTTCGTAACGCTGCACAAAGCGGACGACATCGCCGTCAGCACGGCCTACGGAGACCGGCTCGTCGACCGGACCACAATGCTCTGGTACACGCGCAACCGCCTCACGCTCAAGAGCCGCGAGGTCGTCCCGATCGTCAACAACGCGGTCGCCATCCACGTCTTTGTCAAGAAGGACGATGCCGAAGGTAGTGGCTCGTACTACCTCGGTCAGGCAACGTCGCACGACGGGGAGGAGACGACGATGCCCAACGCCGACGGTCACCCGCTCAATGTCGTGCGCATGATGCTTCGGTTCAACGATCCGATCGACGTCGCCCTCTACGACTACTTCCATCCCACCGTTACAGAGAATAGGGGTGCGAGGACACAGTGA
- a CDS encoding (deoxy)nucleoside triphosphate pyrophosphohydrolase: MKKHINVVGAVVVRGGRVLCAQRGAGALDGLWEFPGGKIELDETPRSALEREIVEELLCRVEVGAEVATTTHEYDFAIVTLTTFYCELVEGEPQLTEHADVRWCTPSEMAELPWAPADVPAVDQLRIDLGA, encoded by the coding sequence GTGAAAAAGCACATCAACGTTGTCGGAGCGGTCGTGGTGCGCGGGGGGCGAGTCCTTTGCGCCCAGCGGGGAGCGGGAGCTCTGGACGGGCTGTGGGAGTTTCCGGGGGGGAAGATCGAGTTGGACGAGACTCCGCGGTCGGCACTCGAACGGGAGATCGTCGAAGAGCTTTTGTGTCGGGTCGAGGTGGGCGCTGAGGTCGCGACAACGACGCACGAGTACGACTTTGCGATCGTCACTCTGACGACGTTTTATTGCGAACTCGTTGAGGGTGAACCGCAGCTCACCGAGCACGCAGACGTGAGGTGGTGCACCCCATCCGAGATGGCCGAGCTCCCTTGGGCACCCGCGGATGTCCCCGCAGTCGACCAACTCCGGATCGATCTCGGCGCATGA
- a CDS encoding RtcB family protein: MSPRRAIRAGAGQFGQIPGSMGTGPYVVRGLGNEASYCSASHGAGRRMSRSRAKRTFTLDDLAAQTVGVECRKDAGAIDEIPGAYKDLESLIEAQTDLVEVVARLTTLMCVKS, translated from the coding sequence GTGTCCCCACGGCGCGCGATCCGTGCCGGCGCGGGCCAGTTCGGCCAGATCCCGGGCTCGATGGGCACCGGCCCGTACGTCGTACGTGGTCTCGGCAACGAGGCGTCGTACTGCTCCGCCTCCCACGGCGCCGGCCGCCGGATGTCGCGGTCGAGGGCCAAGCGGACCTTCACCCTCGACGACCTGGCCGCCCAGACCGTGGGCGTGGAGTGCCGCAAGGACGCCGGCGCGATCGACGAGATCCCCGGCGCCTACAAGGACCTCGAGTCCCTCATCGAGGCCCAGACCGACCTCGTGGAGGTCGTCGCCCGCCTCACCACGCTCATGTGCGTGAAGAGCTGA
- a CDS encoding patatin-like phospholipase domain-containing protein: MSDPHTSQQLPECDVIMKGGISSGIVYPRAVVHLSGRYRFRRLGGTSAGAIAAVAAAAAEYGRSGGGFTKLDGLPDKLGKAMADLFQPTLPTKAVFRLGLDWLQPKWGLPTKLLSTVRRLVAAAPVLFTAVLVVFLLLGSLLVWSPAELPDSILRWVAFVVGAAAWVLISFVIALGAAGAWMLLRTLKTLPKQGFGICDGHTRDKGAAVPPLTDWMHEQFQDLAGRTTDEAPLTFGNLWGEEAVKAFQELRGKDGVLPRQWREVAALRRIDLEVMTTNVTLGRPYLFPFRERIFYFCAEDLKSYFPKAVVDHLVDTSEEAEDQTRDDENGRPVVIAMKCPRHNLQVRSLPEPQDLPVLMAARISLSFPILLSALPLFCVDWARGPGKQGLIQTWFSDGGISSNFPMHLFDSPLPSRPTFGFNLGPAHPDYPDLVWAPREQGRSGSLPRSQEIASVPNFLRAVLGSMQNWGDNTRITMPGFRDRVAIIRQKDGEGGLNLAMPPEVIKALADRGAEAAALFDDFDLDLHKWVRYRVSMAATDELLATLCTGYDCGFGDYLAAYRPNTTRFKPAAKDGEATAAVIATARLLAEKKHPGTGGTVPRPVPDLRVTPRL; this comes from the coding sequence ATGTCAGACCCCCACACCAGCCAGCAACTCCCCGAGTGCGACGTCATCATGAAGGGCGGGATCAGCTCGGGGATCGTGTACCCGCGAGCAGTGGTCCACCTGTCCGGCAGGTACCGCTTTCGCAGGCTCGGCGGCACCTCCGCCGGCGCGATCGCGGCGGTTGCGGCCGCGGCAGCCGAGTACGGCCGGAGCGGTGGCGGCTTCACGAAGCTCGACGGGCTCCCGGACAAGCTCGGCAAGGCGATGGCGGACCTGTTCCAGCCGACGCTCCCGACCAAGGCGGTCTTCCGGCTCGGGCTCGACTGGCTTCAGCCGAAGTGGGGCCTGCCGACCAAGCTGCTCAGCACCGTACGACGACTGGTGGCTGCGGCACCGGTGCTGTTCACCGCCGTGCTCGTCGTCTTTCTGCTCCTTGGCAGTCTGCTCGTCTGGTCGCCGGCAGAACTGCCTGACAGCATCCTTCGCTGGGTGGCGTTCGTCGTCGGAGCGGCGGCGTGGGTGCTCATCTCGTTCGTGATCGCACTGGGCGCCGCAGGTGCGTGGATGCTGCTCCGAACGCTGAAGACGCTGCCCAAGCAGGGCTTCGGGATCTGCGACGGCCACACCCGCGACAAGGGCGCCGCCGTACCTCCGTTGACGGACTGGATGCACGAGCAGTTCCAAGATCTCGCCGGCCGTACGACGGACGAAGCGCCGCTGACCTTCGGCAACCTGTGGGGCGAGGAGGCTGTGAAGGCGTTCCAGGAGCTGCGCGGGAAGGACGGTGTGCTGCCGCGGCAGTGGCGCGAGGTGGCCGCGCTCCGTCGCATCGACCTCGAGGTGATGACCACCAACGTCACGCTGGGGCGGCCGTACCTCTTCCCGTTCCGCGAGCGGATCTTCTACTTCTGCGCCGAGGACTTGAAGTCCTACTTCCCGAAGGCCGTCGTCGACCACCTGGTCGACACGTCGGAGGAGGCGGAGGACCAGACCCGCGACGACGAGAACGGCCGGCCGGTTGTGATTGCGATGAAGTGCCCGCGCCACAACCTTCAGGTGCGCTCCCTCCCCGAGCCGCAGGACCTCCCCGTGCTCATGGCGGCCCGGATCAGCCTCAGCTTCCCGATCCTGCTCAGCGCCCTCCCGCTGTTTTGCGTCGACTGGGCTCGCGGCCCCGGCAAGCAGGGGCTGATCCAGACCTGGTTCTCCGACGGCGGTATCTCCAGCAACTTCCCGATGCACCTCTTCGACTCGCCCCTGCCCAGCCGGCCCACCTTCGGGTTCAACCTCGGCCCTGCGCACCCGGACTACCCCGACCTGGTCTGGGCGCCCCGCGAGCAGGGTCGCTCCGGCAGCCTTCCGCGGAGTCAGGAGATCGCCTCGGTCCCGAACTTCCTCCGCGCCGTCCTCGGCTCGATGCAGAACTGGGGCGACAACACCCGGATCACCATGCCCGGCTTCCGCGACCGGGTCGCCATCATCCGGCAGAAGGACGGCGAGGGCGGCCTCAACCTCGCGATGCCGCCTGAGGTCATCAAGGCGCTCGCCGACCGCGGTGCCGAGGCCGCCGCCCTCTTCGACGACTTCGACCTCGACCTGCACAAGTGGGTGCGGTACCGCGTCTCCATGGCCGCGACCGACGAGCTGCTCGCCACACTCTGCACCGGGTACGACTGTGGGTTCGGCGACTACCTTGCGGCCTACCGGCCGAACACGACCCGGTTCAAGCCTGCCGCCAAAGACGGCGAGGCGACCGCCGCCGTCATCGCCACTGCTCGCCTGTTGGCTGAGAAGAAGCACCCTGGCACCGGAGGCACAGTCCCGCGCCCCGTGCCCGACCTCCGCGTCACGCCGAGGCTCTGA